One genomic window of Marinobacter adhaerens HP15 includes the following:
- the prsK gene encoding XrtA/PEP-CTERM system histidine kinase PrsK yields MFSNMDVLSYSLAAITFGLLAILVAARYLRRGVDRALALASTVTAVWACSLVSQSIWGYPGFNLRYLIELLRDAAWIYLLFALLKDGLRENKLTGKVKQILGASAGVLLLVLLGIGLIENFTDMAMASGKIKLLGQIGLSLLGLSLIEQIWRNSPSFGRSSIKYMCIGAGTIFAFDFFMYSDALLFGHVAESFWNARGFVNALLTPLFAVNVINTRRQPVDFHLSRSAVFHGGTLIFAGGYLLFLALGGYYVRTLGGQWGDALQVLFFTISLVFLTTLLLSRRIRSKLMVLISQNFFDYKYDYREEWLKMTRELADLSDDPPLPQRVIRILAGLVESNAGAIWLIGEQDAYVLKASVNLSTPKYTMIEGNSELVRFFRDREWIVDLHEYKADPVSYNLLEIPDAIAKTPDCWLIIPLYLGNELYGMALVGNPYARVELNWENFDLIKVVARQTCNLLAQADAQYRLSRAMQFEAVSKASSFMVHDLKTVIAQLSLLVKNAPKHRNNPAFIDDMINTTEHAVRKMSNLVDHIRKPHTEEKVNLEPINLTHLVQHLVTHYQHRTPAPHVVGSPPEAIIKADTEHLRSVLGHLIQNAQDATPQTGEITLTIKTSKGSVVLFIQDTGSGMTEEFISDQLFKPFESTKGLTGMGIGAYQAREYIRKIGGSIDVTSEPGVGSCFSVRIPLAFEKAVQLTEQTYRPDHDADHSKESVN; encoded by the coding sequence ATGTTCAGCAACATGGACGTACTCAGCTACTCGCTGGCGGCGATTACGTTCGGACTTCTGGCGATTTTGGTGGCGGCACGATACCTTCGTCGCGGAGTCGACCGCGCTCTTGCGCTTGCCTCAACCGTTACGGCCGTTTGGGCGTGTTCGCTCGTAAGTCAGAGCATTTGGGGCTATCCGGGCTTTAACCTGAGATATTTGATTGAATTGCTTCGGGATGCCGCCTGGATTTACCTGCTCTTTGCGTTGCTGAAAGACGGACTGAGGGAGAATAAGCTCACCGGCAAAGTAAAGCAGATTCTGGGCGCAAGCGCGGGCGTGCTACTTTTGGTTCTGCTCGGAATCGGGCTCATCGAAAATTTCACTGATATGGCCATGGCTAGCGGGAAAATCAAACTTCTCGGCCAAATCGGACTTTCCCTGCTAGGCCTGTCTCTCATCGAGCAAATCTGGCGCAATTCCCCCAGTTTCGGAAGATCAAGTATAAAATACATGTGCATTGGCGCGGGGACTATCTTCGCCTTCGATTTCTTTATGTATTCCGATGCCCTCCTCTTTGGGCATGTTGCGGAATCGTTCTGGAACGCTCGCGGTTTTGTAAATGCTCTACTGACACCGCTATTCGCGGTCAATGTTATCAACACCCGCAGGCAGCCCGTTGATTTTCACTTGTCCCGCTCGGCAGTTTTTCATGGTGGAACACTGATATTTGCCGGTGGCTATCTGCTGTTTCTTGCCCTCGGTGGCTATTATGTTCGAACCCTGGGTGGGCAATGGGGCGACGCGCTTCAGGTTCTATTTTTCACGATTTCGCTTGTTTTCCTGACTACGCTCCTTCTCTCGAGGCGCATCCGTTCCAAACTGATGGTATTGATCAGCCAAAACTTTTTTGACTACAAATACGACTACCGCGAAGAATGGCTGAAAATGACGCGGGAGCTTGCCGACCTCAGTGACGACCCTCCTCTACCCCAGCGCGTCATAAGGATTCTCGCGGGACTAGTTGAGAGTAACGCGGGTGCGATTTGGCTCATTGGCGAGCAGGATGCTTACGTTCTCAAAGCTTCGGTCAATCTTTCGACACCCAAATACACCATGATCGAGGGCAACTCCGAGCTGGTTCGCTTTTTTCGGGACCGTGAGTGGATTGTCGACTTACATGAATACAAGGCAGATCCGGTCAGCTACAACCTTTTGGAAATTCCTGACGCAATAGCAAAAACTCCTGACTGCTGGCTGATCATTCCTCTTTATTTGGGCAATGAGCTCTATGGGATGGCTCTTGTCGGCAACCCATACGCCCGCGTAGAGCTCAATTGGGAAAACTTTGACCTCATTAAGGTCGTGGCTCGGCAGACCTGCAACCTGCTCGCCCAAGCCGATGCTCAATACAGATTATCCCGTGCGATGCAGTTTGAAGCCGTAAGCAAGGCGTCCTCTTTTATGGTTCATGACCTGAAAACCGTGATTGCCCAGTTGTCACTGCTGGTGAAAAATGCGCCAAAGCATCGCAATAACCCTGCATTCATTGACGATATGATCAATACAACTGAACACGCTGTGAGGAAAATGTCGAATCTGGTAGATCACATTCGCAAACCTCATACAGAAGAAAAGGTCAATCTTGAACCGATCAACCTGACACATTTGGTTCAGCACTTGGTGACGCATTATCAGCATCGGACGCCAGCGCCGCATGTTGTCGGCTCTCCACCAGAAGCGATCATTAAAGCTGATACTGAGCATCTCCGCAGCGTACTGGGCCATCTGATTCAGAACGCACAGGACGCGACACCGCAGACAGGGGAAATCACTCTTACAATCAAGACATCCAAAGGCTCCGTAGTTCTGTTCATTCAAGACACAGGCTCAGGAATGACAGAAGAATTCATCAGTGACCAATTATTCAAACCTTTTGAAAGCACCAAAGGTCTGACGGGCATGGGTATTGGCGCTTATCAGGCTAGGGAATACATACGGAAAATTGGGGGAAGTATCGATGTTACAAGCGAGCCCGGGGTTGGGTCATGTTTCTCTGTGCGAATCCCCCTTGCATTCGAAAAGGCGGTACAACTGACTGAACAAACATATCGACCAGATCATGACGCGGACCACTCAAAGGAGAGCGTCAATTAG
- the prsR gene encoding PEP-CTERM-box response regulator transcription factor, whose product MIVEDDPGLQSQMRWCFSDDLEVSLASDRESALALLRREEPNVVTLDLGLPPDPGGASEGFSLLEEILRLAPLTKIIVVTGREDKENAVKAIGMGASDFYQKPLDADILTFVVDRAFRLYELERENRELANQQNATNIKGIVAASPQMLQVCRTLEKIAPTDVTTLINGETGTGKELLARALHDLSPRASKPFAAINCAAIPEALLESELFGYEKGAFTGATQNKKGKIESANGGTLFLDEIGDMPFALQAKLLRFLQERMIDRVGAIEPISVDVRVICATHRNLNQLIEGGEFREDLYYRISEITLDVPALRDRDGDALVLAQSLLKSIGKELDRPNLSFAEDAISAVNNYPWPGNVREMINKVKRAIIMAEGKRVTAEDLSLQATSTQDEKCLNLRQIRETAERRALNQALQVSGFNMARAARLLGITRPTIYSLTDKYNIETSEASPES is encoded by the coding sequence TTGATCGTAGAAGACGACCCGGGGCTCCAGAGCCAAATGCGCTGGTGCTTCAGCGATGATCTGGAAGTAAGCCTAGCGTCGGATCGTGAATCCGCATTGGCACTCCTGCGACGAGAAGAGCCCAATGTAGTGACCTTGGATCTAGGCCTCCCCCCTGACCCAGGAGGAGCCTCTGAGGGATTCAGTCTTCTGGAAGAAATTCTCAGGCTCGCGCCACTAACAAAAATCATCGTTGTTACCGGTCGCGAAGACAAGGAGAATGCTGTCAAGGCCATTGGAATGGGCGCATCAGACTTTTACCAAAAGCCTCTGGATGCAGACATCCTGACCTTTGTCGTAGACCGAGCTTTTCGGCTTTATGAACTTGAGCGCGAGAATCGCGAACTGGCGAACCAGCAGAACGCCACCAATATCAAAGGTATTGTCGCAGCCAGCCCGCAAATGCTTCAGGTTTGCCGGACGCTAGAGAAAATCGCGCCGACTGACGTTACTACACTCATAAACGGTGAAACCGGAACCGGCAAGGAGCTGCTCGCTCGGGCACTGCATGATCTCAGCCCTCGAGCCTCAAAGCCCTTCGCGGCCATTAATTGCGCAGCAATACCTGAAGCCCTCTTGGAAAGCGAGCTATTCGGCTACGAAAAAGGCGCTTTTACCGGCGCAACACAGAACAAAAAGGGCAAAATAGAGTCTGCCAACGGTGGCACGCTTTTTCTTGACGAGATAGGGGACATGCCTTTCGCGCTGCAGGCAAAATTGCTCAGATTTCTTCAGGAACGGATGATTGATCGCGTTGGTGCGATCGAACCAATTTCAGTTGATGTACGGGTTATATGTGCGACCCACCGGAATCTGAACCAGCTTATTGAAGGCGGCGAATTCCGGGAGGATCTGTACTACCGCATTAGCGAAATCACGCTTGACGTCCCTGCTCTGAGGGATCGTGATGGCGATGCCCTGGTTCTCGCCCAATCACTCCTGAAAAGTATCGGGAAAGAGCTCGACCGCCCCAACCTGTCCTTCGCCGAGGACGCCATAAGCGCCGTCAATAACTATCCTTGGCCCGGGAATGTGCGGGAGATGATCAACAAGGTCAAGCGCGCGATCATAATGGCCGAAGGTAAAAGAGTCACTGCCGAAGACCTGTCCCTTCAAGCTACATCAACGCAAGATGAGAAATGCCTGAACCTTCGCCAGATTCGAGAAACCGCAGAGCGGCGTGCGCTTAACCAAGCACTTCAGGTCAGCGGATTCAATATGGCGAGGGCGGCCCGATTACTTGGCATAACACGCCCCACCATTTATAGCCTTACCGATAAGTACAACATCGAAACCTCCGAAGCTTCACCAGAGAGCTAA
- a CDS encoding SDR family oxidoreductase — MSEQRRPHILITGAAGALAQKVIEQLRDTCDLVAVDFREQVYLGDDIPSYCIDFNKRVFEDLFRRYEFDGVIHMGRIMSSQLTRMRRYNANVLGTQKLLDLSHKYGIKRVVVLSTFHVYGAVAYNPALIDEAAPLKSAGLSADLIDSVELENLANIYLWRYPELNITILRPCNIVGPGVRNTISTLLGSERAPVLAGFSPMMQFIHIDDMADAIVLAYKKPTRGVFNVAPQDWVAYQHALKLCGCKRIQVPSIPPMVPKMILGTLKLKSFPSYLMAFFKYPVVIDGRAFVNEFGFEPKRPLKEIFRFYRENKRPV, encoded by the coding sequence ATGAGCGAACAACGCAGACCGCACATTCTGATCACCGGTGCCGCCGGCGCCCTCGCCCAGAAAGTTATCGAACAGCTTCGGGATACCTGCGACCTGGTCGCCGTGGATTTCCGCGAACAGGTCTACCTGGGCGACGACATCCCCAGCTACTGCATCGATTTCAACAAGAGGGTGTTCGAGGATCTGTTCCGGCGCTATGAGTTTGATGGCGTGATCCACATGGGCCGGATTATGTCCAGCCAGCTCACCCGCATGCGGCGCTACAACGCCAACGTGCTCGGCACCCAGAAGCTTCTGGACCTGAGCCACAAGTACGGCATCAAACGAGTGGTCGTGCTTTCAACGTTCCATGTCTACGGAGCGGTGGCCTACAACCCAGCACTTATCGACGAAGCGGCACCGCTCAAGAGCGCAGGGCTCAGCGCCGACCTGATTGACTCCGTGGAACTGGAGAACCTGGCCAACATCTATCTGTGGCGCTACCCGGAACTGAACATCACCATTCTGCGACCCTGCAATATCGTCGGGCCGGGCGTGCGCAACACCATAAGCACCCTGCTGGGCAGCGAACGGGCTCCGGTGCTGGCGGGCTTTTCGCCCATGATGCAGTTTATCCATATCGATGACATGGCCGACGCCATTGTGCTGGCGTATAAAAAACCGACACGTGGCGTGTTCAACGTCGCGCCGCAGGACTGGGTGGCTTACCAGCACGCACTAAAGCTATGTGGCTGCAAGCGAATCCAGGTGCCTTCCATTCCACCGATGGTTCCGAAGATGATACTCGGCACCTTGAAACTGAAGAGCTTTCCGTCCTATCTGATGGCGTTCTTCAAGTACCCGGTGGTGATTGATGGGCGGGCGTTTGTTAATGAGTTCGGATTTGAGCCGAAGCGGCCGCTAAAGGAGATTTTCCGGTTTTATCGGGAGAACAAGAGGCCGGTTTAG